A single Phosphitispora fastidiosa DNA region contains:
- a CDS encoding type II toxin-antitoxin system Phd/YefM family antitoxin has translation MPIIRPISDLRNNFNQISELCHDEGEPVFITKNGQGDLVVMSMATYEKLEAIIELYQKLGEAEQESTSGAPTISHKELMKKMRATIDG, from the coding sequence ATGCCAATAATTCGACCAATCTCAGACTTAAGAAACAATTTCAATCAAATCTCTGAACTTTGCCATGATGAAGGGGAACCTGTATTCATTACAAAAAACGGTCAAGGCGACTTAGTTGTCATGAGTATGGCAACATATGAAAAACTTGAAGCAATAATTGAATTATACCAAAAACTTGGTGAAGCCGAACAAGAAAGTACATCTGGCGCACCGACTATCAGTCATAAAGAACTAATGAAGAAAATGAGGGCTACCATTGATGGGTAA